From Rhodoferax sp. AJA081-3, the proteins below share one genomic window:
- a CDS encoding acyl-CoA dehydrogenase has translation MAHAASFNWQDPFLLDSQLSDDERMVRDAAAAYCQDKLLPRVTQAFRDGTTDPAIFREMGELGLLGPTIPEQYGGPSLNYVSYGLIAREVERVDSGYRSMMSVQSSLVMVPIFEFGTEAQRQKYLPKLATGEWIGCFGLTEPDHGSDPGSMATRAHKVAGGYKLSGSKMWISNSPIADVFVVWAKEVSEGGQVGPIRGFVLEKGMAGLSAPAIHGKVGLRASITGEIVMDGVFCPEENAFPEVRGLKGPFTCLNSARYGIAWGALGAAEDCWLRARQYTMDRKQFGKPLAANQLIQKKLADMQTEIALGLQGCLRLGRMKDEGTASVEITSILKRNSCGKSLDIARLARDMMGGNGISDEFGVARHLVNLEVVNTYEGTHDIHALILGRAQTGIAAF, from the coding sequence ATGGCACACGCAGCATCCTTCAATTGGCAAGACCCTTTTTTGCTGGACAGCCAGCTCAGTGACGACGAACGCATGGTGCGCGATGCCGCTGCCGCCTACTGCCAGGACAAACTGCTACCCCGTGTGACCCAGGCCTTCCGCGACGGCACAACCGACCCCGCCATCTTCCGCGAAATGGGTGAACTGGGCCTGTTGGGCCCCACCATCCCCGAGCAATACGGCGGCCCCAGCCTCAACTACGTGTCTTACGGCCTGATTGCCCGCGAGGTGGAGCGTGTGGACAGCGGCTACCGCTCGATGATGAGCGTGCAAAGCAGCCTGGTCATGGTGCCGATTTTTGAGTTTGGCACCGAGGCGCAACGCCAGAAGTATTTGCCCAAACTGGCCACCGGTGAATGGATTGGCTGTTTTGGCCTGACCGAACCCGACCACGGCTCCGACCCCGGCTCCATGGCCACCCGCGCCCACAAAGTGGCCGGTGGCTACAAGTTGAGCGGCAGCAAGATGTGGATCTCCAACAGCCCGATTGCCGATGTGTTTGTGGTCTGGGCCAAAGAGGTGAGCGAAGGCGGCCAGGTCGGCCCGATTCGCGGATTTGTGTTGGAAAAAGGCATGGCCGGCTTGAGCGCTCCCGCGATCCACGGCAAGGTGGGCCTGCGCGCCTCCATCACCGGTGAAATCGTCATGGACGGCGTGTTCTGCCCCGAAGAGAACGCCTTTCCCGAAGTGCGTGGCCTGAAGGGCCCGTTCACCTGCCTGAACAGCGCCCGTTATGGCATTGCTTGGGGTGCGCTGGGTGCGGCAGAAGACTGCTGGCTGCGGGCACGCCAGTACACCATGGACCGCAAACAGTTTGGCAAACCCCTGGCGGCCAACCAGTTGATCCAGAAGAAGCTGGCGGACATGCAGACCGAAATTGCGCTGGGCTTGCAGGGGTGTCTGCGGCTGGGGCGGATGAAGGATGAGGGGACTGCTTCTGTGGAGATCACTTCTATCTTGAAGCGGAACTCGTGTGGCAAGTCGTTGGATATTGCGCGCTTGGCGCGGGACATGATGGGGGGCAATGGGATTTCGGACGAGTTTGGGGTGGCGCGGCATTTGGTGAATCTGGAAGTGGTCAACACGTACGAAGGCACCCATGACATCCATGCTTTGATTTTGGGACGTGCGCAGACTGGGATTGCTGCTTTCTGA
- a CDS encoding LysR family transcriptional regulator, with protein MRRKIPATHTLLCFEAAARHESYTRAAQELALTQSAVSRQVAALEEYLGQALFTRTRHGVALTPRGREYAAQVAERLLALERDTLNAMSTQGTQGAVHLAAVPTFATRWLIPRLPQLQAQHPNIVVHIETRTRPFLFADTGFDGALFAGTAEQVANWAGTQATLLVHEDVLPVCAPGLLGQTGPLSPEAVAELPLLQQSTRPFGWSQWFDAMGVATPHALSGPRYELFSMTATAAIYGLGVALVPRLLIETELARGDLVVACDQPLRGERAYYLVVPLRGDEPAALKLFREWLAATADAGRG; from the coding sequence ATGCGACGCAAGATTCCTGCCACCCACACGCTGCTGTGTTTTGAAGCGGCCGCCCGCCACGAAAGTTACACCCGCGCCGCACAGGAACTGGCCTTGACGCAAAGCGCAGTGTCGCGCCAGGTGGCTGCGCTGGAGGAATACCTGGGCCAGGCGCTGTTCACCCGCACCCGCCACGGTGTTGCGCTGACCCCGCGCGGCCGTGAGTACGCCGCCCAGGTGGCCGAGCGCCTGCTGGCGTTGGAGCGCGATACGCTGAACGCCATGTCTACCCAGGGCACCCAAGGTGCGGTGCATCTGGCGGCGGTACCCACGTTTGCCACCCGCTGGCTGATCCCGCGCCTGCCCCAATTGCAGGCACAACACCCGAACATCGTGGTGCACATCGAGACCCGCACCCGGCCCTTTTTGTTTGCCGACACCGGTTTTGACGGCGCGCTGTTTGCCGGCACCGCCGAGCAGGTGGCCAACTGGGCCGGCACACAGGCCACGCTGTTGGTGCATGAAGACGTGTTGCCGGTGTGTGCGCCGGGTCTGCTGGGCCAAACCGGGCCATTGAGCCCCGAGGCTGTCGCCGAGCTGCCGCTGCTGCAGCAAAGCACGCGCCCTTTTGGCTGGAGCCAGTGGTTTGACGCCATGGGGGTTGCCACGCCCCACGCCTTATCCGGGCCCCGCTACGAGTTGTTCTCGATGACGGCTACGGCCGCCATCTACGGCCTGGGCGTGGCCCTGGTGCCGCGTCTATTAATAGAGACCGAGCTGGCGCGTGGCGATCTGGTGGTGGCCTGCGACCAACCCCTGCGCGGCGAGCGGGCGTATTACCTGGTGGTGCCTCTGCGGGGCGATGAGCCCGCGGCCCTGAAGCTGTTTCGTGAATGGCTGGCGGCAACGGCTGACGCCGGCCGCGGATAA
- the preA gene encoding NAD-dependent dihydropyrimidine dehydrogenase subunit PreA, translating into MANLATNFVGIKSPNPFWLASAPPTDKAYNVNRAFEAGWGGVVWKTLGEAGPPVVNVNGPRYGALLTPDRRLMGFNNIELITDRDLELNLREITEVKRNWPDRAMVVSLMVPCEEKSWKDILARLVDTGADGIELNFGCPHGMSERGMGAAVGQVPEYIQMVTEWCKQYSKLPVIVKLTPNITDVRMPARAAKKGGADAVSLINTINSIMGVDPYTLTMSPSTGGKGSHGGYCGPAVKPIALNMVAEIARDPQTAGLPISGIGGIGNWRDALDFIALGSGTVQVCTAAMVYGFKIVQEMSDGLSNYMDEMGFKSVSEIVGKAVPTVTNWQYLNLNHISKAVINQDSCIQCGRCHIACEDTSHQAITNMKDGKRFFEVKEDECVGCNLCVTVCPVPECITLRDLAPGEKDLRTGQVVSDKYADWTTHANNPMRVAPSA; encoded by the coding sequence ATGGCCAATCTCGCCACCAATTTCGTCGGCATCAAAAGCCCCAACCCCTTCTGGCTGGCATCCGCCCCGCCCACCGACAAGGCCTACAACGTCAACCGCGCATTTGAAGCCGGTTGGGGTGGTGTGGTCTGGAAAACGCTGGGCGAGGCCGGGCCACCGGTCGTCAACGTCAATGGTCCCCGCTATGGCGCATTGCTCACGCCCGACCGCAGGCTGATGGGCTTCAACAACATCGAACTGATTACCGACCGCGACCTGGAGCTCAACCTGCGCGAGATCACCGAGGTCAAGCGCAACTGGCCCGACCGCGCCATGGTCGTCTCGCTGATGGTGCCATGTGAAGAAAAATCGTGGAAAGACATCCTGGCACGCTTGGTCGATACGGGTGCCGATGGCATCGAGCTGAACTTCGGCTGCCCGCACGGCATGAGTGAACGCGGCATGGGTGCCGCCGTGGGCCAGGTGCCGGAATACATCCAGATGGTGACGGAATGGTGCAAGCAGTACAGCAAGCTGCCCGTCATCGTGAAACTCACACCCAACATCACCGACGTGCGCATGCCGGCCCGCGCCGCCAAAAAGGGCGGTGCCGACGCGGTGAGCCTGATCAACACCATCAACTCCATCATGGGTGTGGACCCGTACACGCTGACCATGTCGCCCAGCACTGGTGGCAAGGGCAGCCACGGCGGTTATTGCGGCCCGGCCGTCAAACCGATTGCGTTGAACATGGTGGCCGAGATTGCGCGCGATCCACAAACCGCCGGCCTGCCCATCAGCGGCATTGGCGGCATTGGCAACTGGCGCGACGCGCTGGACTTCATCGCACTGGGCAGTGGCACGGTGCAGGTCTGCACGGCCGCCATGGTCTACGGCTTCAAGATTGTGCAGGAGATGAGCGACGGTTTGTCCAACTACATGGACGAGATGGGTTTCAAGAGTGTGAGTGAAATCGTCGGCAAGGCCGTGCCCACGGTCACCAACTGGCAGTACCTGAACCTGAACCACATCAGCAAGGCCGTCATCAACCAGGACAGCTGCATCCAGTGCGGGCGCTGCCACATCGCCTGTGAAGACACCAGCCACCAGGCCATCACCAACATGAAGGACGGCAAACGTTTCTTCGAGGTCAAAGAAGACGAATGTGTGGGCTGCAACCTGTGCGTGACCGTCTGCCCGGTGCCAGAATGCATCACGCTGCGCGACTTGGCACCCGGCGAAAAAGACTTGCGCACCGGGCAGGTTGTGAGCGATAAATACGCGGACTGGACAACACATGCCAACAACCCCATGCGTGTAGCCCCTTCAGCCTAG
- a CDS encoding response regulator: MSAVSFLISDPSPALQTFTQQLLSGYGFDAAAIKTASTPHAAAEIAASHKPDFLITDWFAKEALTGIALHKTLLKDNPNCQFALLSQASSPTHQQEADEAGALFLLAKPFTADAMRSAVRTALEQLAPLHPGIASKLGAHQASAKPARPVYVAPPSLPQFKPGDRVVYANRTESVKHVILRRGELVLQLDGIPGMVEATKVKRL, from the coding sequence ATGTCCGCCGTTAGTTTTTTGATTTCCGACCCCAGCCCTGCACTGCAAACCTTCACACAGCAACTGCTGTCCGGGTATGGCTTCGATGCCGCGGCGATAAAAACCGCTTCCACCCCGCATGCTGCCGCGGAAATTGCGGCATCACACAAACCCGATTTTCTGATCACCGACTGGTTTGCCAAGGAAGCCCTCACCGGTATTGCGCTGCACAAAACCCTGCTCAAAGACAACCCCAACTGCCAGTTTGCACTGCTGTCACAGGCCAGCAGCCCCACGCACCAACAAGAGGCCGATGAAGCAGGTGCCTTGTTTTTGCTGGCCAAGCCCTTCACTGCCGATGCCATGCGCTCGGCCGTACGCACCGCACTGGAGCAATTGGCGCCGCTGCATCCCGGCATTGCCAGCAAGCTCGGCGCCCACCAGGCCAGCGCCAAGCCCGCCCGACCCGTCTATGTGGCGCCCCCCAGCCTGCCGCAGTTCAAACCCGGCGACCGGGTGGTCTACGCCAACCGCACGGAGTCCGTCAAACACGTGATCCTGCGTCGCGGGGAACTGGTGTTGCAACTGGACGGCATTCCGGGCATGGTGGAAGCCACCAAGGTCAAACGCCTCTGA
- the hydA gene encoding dihydropyrimidinase: MTTLFIRGGTVVNADRAFKADVITQDGKITAVGENLAAPAGATVVDAGGQYVMPGGIDPHTHMQLPFMGTTTMDDFYTGTAAGLAGGNTSIIDFVIPNPQQSIMEAYQTWRGWAEKSAGDYSFHVAITWWDESVKRDMGTLVQQEGINSFKHFMAYKNAIMCDDETLVNSFKRCVELGAMPTVHAENGELVFLLQKTVAEMGIKGPEGHPLSRPPMVEAEAANRAIAIADVLNVPIYVVHVSCIEAAEAIARARARGQRVYGEVLAGHLVIDDSVYRHPDFATAAAHVMSPPFRPKGNQDFLWRGLQSGNLHTTATDHCTFCAAQKAAGKDDFSKIPNGCGGVEERLAVIWDEGVNTGRLTPSEFVAITSVNTAKLFNIYPQKGSVSAGADADIVVWDPAGTKTLSAKTQFSKGDFNIFEGRTVKGIPSHTISQGELVFVQGDLRAVQGKGRYIKRPAFGTNFAATKLRAETLAPTAVKR, encoded by the coding sequence ATGACAACTCTCTTCATCCGTGGCGGCACGGTCGTCAACGCTGACAGGGCCTTTAAAGCCGATGTGATCACGCAAGACGGCAAGATCACCGCCGTGGGCGAGAACCTGGCCGCCCCTGCGGGCGCCACCGTGGTGGATGCCGGTGGCCAATACGTGATGCCGGGCGGCATAGACCCGCACACCCACATGCAGCTGCCGTTCATGGGCACCACCACCATGGACGACTTCTACACCGGCACGGCGGCCGGCCTGGCGGGTGGCAACACCAGCATCATCGACTTCGTCATCCCCAACCCGCAGCAGTCCATCATGGAGGCCTACCAGACCTGGCGCGGCTGGGCCGAAAAATCGGCGGGCGACTATTCCTTCCACGTCGCCATCACCTGGTGGGACGAGAGCGTCAAACGCGACATGGGCACGCTGGTGCAGCAAGAGGGCATCAACAGCTTCAAACACTTCATGGCCTACAAAAACGCCATCATGTGTGACGACGAAACCCTGGTGAACAGCTTCAAGCGCTGCGTCGAGTTGGGCGCCATGCCCACCGTACATGCCGAGAATGGCGAGCTGGTCTTCTTGCTGCAAAAGACCGTGGCCGAGATGGGCATCAAAGGCCCCGAAGGCCACCCCCTATCCCGCCCACCCATGGTCGAGGCCGAAGCCGCCAACCGCGCCATCGCCATCGCCGATGTGTTGAACGTGCCTATCTACGTGGTGCACGTCAGCTGCATTGAAGCGGCCGAGGCCATCGCCCGCGCCCGCGCCCGCGGCCAGCGTGTGTACGGCGAGGTGCTGGCCGGCCACCTGGTCATAGACGACAGCGTCTACCGCCATCCCGACTTCGCCACCGCCGCCGCGCACGTCATGAGCCCCCCATTCCGCCCCAAGGGCAACCAGGATTTTCTGTGGCGCGGCCTGCAAAGCGGCAACCTGCACACCACGGCAACGGACCACTGCACCTTCTGCGCCGCGCAAAAAGCCGCGGGCAAAGACGACTTCAGCAAGATCCCCAACGGCTGCGGTGGTGTCGAAGAACGCCTGGCCGTCATCTGGGACGAAGGTGTCAACACCGGGCGCCTGACACCATCCGAGTTTGTCGCCATCACCTCGGTAAACACCGCCAAGCTGTTCAACATCTACCCGCAAAAGGGCAGTGTGTCGGCGGGGGCAGATGCCGACATCGTGGTCTGGGACCCGGCGGGAACCAAGACCCTGTCCGCCAAGACGCAGTTCAGCAAGGGCGACTTCAACATCTTTGAAGGCCGTACCGTCAAAGGCATCCCCAGCCACACCATCAGCCAGGGCGAGTTGGTATTTGTGCAGGGCGACCTGCGCGCCGTGCAGGGCAAGGGGCGCTACATCAAACGCCCGGCCTTTGGCACCAACTTTGCGGCGACCAAGCTGCGCGCCGAGACCTTGGCACCCACCGCCGTAAAGCGGTAA
- a CDS encoding NAD(P)-dependent oxidoreductase translates to MSTSPQPDVRPGRLVASDYAQRFADATPRLTRTQALLEAERCLYCYDAPCATACPTSIDVPSFIKRIADDNLRGSARTILESNPLGGMCARVCPTENLCEAVCVRNTQEDRPVAIGRLQRHAVDALMESDKPQIFTREKATGKKIAVVGAGPAGLACAYTLARKGHDVVVFDAKPKAGGLNEYGLASYKTPNNFAQREVQWLLDIGGITIQANWKLETTAQLEALRKDYDAVFLGLGLATTHALDVPGEALQGVQDAVDFIATLRQTPDLSTLPVGRRVVVIGGGMTAVDAAVQSKLLGAQSVHMVYRRGPEGMSASAEELEWAQTNGVTIHHWLAPVDILGRDGYVTGVRFAEQAMVDGKMQTTGRETTFEADTVLKAIGQKLGNPVLAAAGFALEGGRIATDAAGTTNLTGVWAGGDCRAGGLDLTVEAVEHGKQSAHAIHAFLNA, encoded by the coding sequence GTGTCCACCTCTCCCCAACCCGATGTTCGCCCCGGCCGCCTGGTCGCCAGCGACTACGCGCAGCGTTTTGCCGACGCCACCCCGCGGTTGACCCGCACGCAGGCCCTGCTGGAGGCCGAGCGCTGCCTCTATTGTTACGACGCACCCTGCGCCACGGCCTGCCCCACCAGCATCGACGTGCCGTCCTTCATCAAGCGTATTGCAGACGACAACCTGCGCGGTTCGGCACGCACCATTTTGGAGTCCAACCCGTTAGGTGGCATGTGCGCCCGGGTCTGCCCCACCGAAAACCTGTGCGAGGCCGTGTGTGTGCGCAACACACAAGAAGACCGCCCGGTAGCGATTGGCCGTCTGCAGCGCCATGCGGTGGATGCGCTGATGGAAAGCGACAAACCCCAGATATTCACCCGCGAAAAGGCCACCGGCAAAAAGATCGCTGTGGTCGGCGCTGGCCCCGCCGGCCTGGCCTGTGCCTACACGCTGGCGCGCAAAGGCCACGACGTGGTGGTGTTCGACGCCAAGCCCAAGGCCGGCGGCCTGAACGAATACGGCCTGGCCAGCTACAAGACGCCCAACAACTTCGCCCAGCGCGAAGTGCAGTGGCTGCTGGACATTGGCGGCATCACCATCCAAGCCAACTGGAAGCTGGAGACCACCGCCCAGCTGGAAGCCCTGCGCAAGGACTACGACGCCGTGTTCCTGGGACTGGGTCTGGCCACCACACACGCGCTGGACGTGCCGGGCGAGGCCCTGCAAGGCGTGCAAGACGCGGTGGACTTCATCGCCACGCTGCGCCAGACGCCGGACCTGTCCACCTTGCCCGTGGGCCGCCGTGTGGTCGTTATTGGCGGCGGCATGACGGCGGTAGACGCTGCTGTGCAAAGCAAGCTGCTGGGCGCCCAGAGTGTGCACATGGTCTACCGGCGGGGTCCCGAGGGCATGTCGGCTTCTGCCGAAGAACTGGAATGGGCGCAAACCAATGGCGTCACCATCCACCACTGGCTGGCGCCGGTAGATATTCTGGGTCGCGATGGTTATGTGACTGGCGTGCGCTTCGCTGAGCAAGCCATGGTCGACGGCAAGATGCAAACCACCGGACGAGAGACCACATTCGAGGCCGACACCGTGCTCAAGGCCATTGGCCAGAAGCTCGGCAACCCGGTGCTGGCTGCAGCCGGTTTCGCGCTGGAGGGTGGCCGTATTGCAACAGATGCCGCGGGCACCACCAACCTGACCGGCGTCTGGGCCGGTGGCGACTGCCGTGCCGGTGGGCTGGACCTGACGGTGGAAGCGGTGGAGCATGGCAAACAATCGGCCCACGCCATCCACGCATTCCTCAACGCCTAA
- a CDS encoding CaiB/BaiF CoA-transferase family protein has protein sequence MKTEEKPSALPHIKVLDLSRVLAGPWCTQMLADMGADVVKVEKPKEGDDTRHWGPPFLQDANGKDTEHATYFTACNRNKRSVTIDMAKPEGQALIRQMAANSDVLVENFKVGGLAKYGLDYESLKTINPRLIYCSITGFGQDGPYAERAGYDLMIQAMSGMMSITGNPPGTPGGGPLRVGVALTDLFTGVYACSAILAAIEVRHRTGVGQYIDMALLDVGMAILANQAAGFLNTGKVPQRQGNSHPSLVPYQSLPTLDGAMLLAVGNDGQFARFCEVAGQPQWAHDPRYTTNTLRVANRESLIPQIEAVTRTQTTAQWVALLEHKAVPCGPINAVDQAFADAQVVARGLKVNQPLAPVIADSTAITSVASVASPLRMLDTPPVLHRPPPALGEHTDAVLAGLGLDAAAITRLRDQGVV, from the coding sequence ATGAAAACTGAAGAAAAACCCTCCGCCCTCCCCCACATCAAGGTCCTGGACCTCTCCCGCGTCCTGGCCGGCCCCTGGTGCACCCAAATGCTGGCCGACATGGGCGCCGACGTCGTCAAGGTAGAAAAGCCAAAAGAAGGCGACGACACCCGCCACTGGGGTCCCCCCTTCCTGCAGGACGCCAATGGCAAAGACACGGAACACGCCACCTACTTCACCGCCTGCAACCGCAACAAACGCTCGGTCACCATCGACATGGCTAAGCCTGAAGGCCAGGCACTGATACGCCAGATGGCGGCCAACAGTGACGTGCTGGTGGAAAACTTCAAGGTCGGCGGCCTGGCCAAATACGGGCTGGACTACGAGAGCCTGAAGACCATCAACCCTCGCCTGATCTACTGCTCGATCACCGGCTTTGGCCAAGACGGACCCTACGCCGAGCGCGCCGGTTACGACCTGATGATCCAGGCCATGAGCGGCATGATGAGCATCACCGGCAACCCCCCAGGCACGCCGGGCGGCGGGCCGCTGCGGGTGGGTGTGGCGCTGACCGATTTGTTCACCGGGGTGTATGCCTGCAGCGCCATCTTGGCGGCCATCGAGGTGCGCCACCGCACCGGCGTGGGCCAGTACATCGACATGGCGCTGCTGGACGTGGGCATGGCGATTCTGGCCAACCAGGCGGCGGGGTTCTTGAACACGGGCAAGGTGCCGCAGCGCCAGGGCAACAGCCACCCTAGCCTGGTGCCCTACCAGTCGCTGCCAACCTTGGACGGTGCCATGCTGCTGGCCGTGGGCAATGACGGCCAGTTTGCCCGCTTTTGCGAAGTGGCCGGCCAGCCCCAGTGGGCACATGACCCGCGTTACACCACCAACACGCTGCGGGTGGCCAACCGCGAGTCCCTGATCCCGCAGATCGAGGCGGTAACACGCACCCAGACCACCGCCCAGTGGGTGGCCCTGCTGGAGCACAAGGCTGTGCCCTGCGGCCCCATCAACGCCGTGGACCAGGCCTTTGCCGATGCCCAGGTCGTAGCCCGTGGCCTTAAGGTAAATCAGCCTCTAGCCCCCGTGATTGCTGACAGTACCGCTATCACTTCAGTAGCAAGCGTGGCCAGCCCCTTGCGGATGCTGGATACACCACCGGTGTTGCACCGGCCGCCACCCGCACTGGGGGAACACACCGATGCGGTACTGGCCGGGCTGGGCCTGGACGCCGCGGCCATCACCCGTTTGCGCGACCAGGGCGTGGTCTAA